One Streptomyces sp. L2 genomic window carries:
- a CDS encoding cell division protein FtsK yields MKHPDDDNELFNRLEAEMASDPAGDVVDLGKARSARTESADRAPDASPDSGPDRSGAPAPTESADPGDGESDDSGPSLVDRPTPTQSGPGLIDRIRDSKRLDVLPAWVKSRPEFTDAMRWLAGHVWHTIAFHAVRVPFLYVPKLVWRSPRGLANTLSRVSRWAVDAEGEPLRQAEARRENSELYLKLSRQRDRRVRLRMIVSIVGTVAALVMGLFLVFGAAPLTQAVAAMVTVLTLGWLGAPADAPLATRAVIKTEVQKLTSDIVVKAMASIGIGQIASAVAKGQDGIKFVAPITREGPGWRADIDLPLGVTVADVADRRARLASGLRRPLGCVWPDADPSEHEGRLILWVGDRDLSKTGIVKWPLATARKHDIFKRNPFGIDPRGRAQSVPMIQHNILIGSLPGQGKTASVRVLACGAALDPSVELWLHENKGTGDLDSLECVSHRFVSGIDDDSIKYAADSLKLLREEVMRRAAAIKKLPRDLCPDKRITRQIADKRSLKLWPLVGVFDECQNLFGHPKYGKQAGEDAEFIIKLGRALGVILVLATQRPDKDSLPTGISGNVSIRFALKVAGQVENDMILGTSAYKNGVRATSFRPEIDAGNGYLAGATALPVVVRTAYLDDNATHAIAQRAHATRKAEGTLSGHALGEEAESTSAPSYDLLADVAAIVPPTEERVWNERIAARLAELRPEVYGGWKGENVTSALKPHGIKTRDVAGTTDDGTRTTRRGIARADLTRSIAERDEKRGAA; encoded by the coding sequence GTGAAACACCCCGACGACGACAACGAACTCTTCAACCGGCTGGAAGCTGAGATGGCCAGTGACCCGGCGGGCGACGTGGTCGACCTGGGCAAGGCCCGGTCGGCCCGTACCGAGTCGGCCGACCGTGCGCCCGACGCGTCGCCCGACTCCGGGCCCGATCGGTCGGGTGCCCCGGCGCCGACCGAGTCGGCCGACCCCGGCGACGGGGAGTCGGACGACTCTGGCCCGAGTCTGGTCGACCGTCCGACGCCGACTCAGTCGGGTCCCGGTCTGATCGACCGCATCCGCGACTCCAAGCGGCTGGATGTTCTCCCGGCGTGGGTGAAGTCGCGTCCCGAGTTCACCGACGCGATGCGATGGCTGGCCGGGCACGTCTGGCACACCATCGCCTTCCACGCGGTCCGCGTGCCGTTCCTGTACGTGCCCAAGCTCGTCTGGCGCTCGCCGCGCGGCCTGGCCAACACCCTGTCTCGCGTGAGCCGGTGGGCGGTCGACGCGGAGGGCGAGCCGCTGCGGCAGGCCGAGGCGCGCCGGGAGAACTCTGAGCTGTACCTGAAGCTCTCGCGGCAGCGTGACCGGCGGGTACGGCTGCGGATGATCGTCAGCATCGTCGGAACCGTGGCCGCCCTGGTCATGGGTCTGTTCCTGGTGTTCGGCGCGGCGCCGCTCACACAGGCCGTCGCCGCAATGGTCACCGTGCTGACACTGGGCTGGCTGGGTGCGCCGGCGGATGCGCCGCTGGCCACCCGCGCGGTCATCAAGACCGAGGTACAGAAGCTGACCAGCGACATCGTCGTAAAGGCCATGGCGTCCATCGGCATCGGTCAGATCGCCTCCGCCGTGGCCAAGGGCCAGGACGGCATCAAGTTCGTCGCCCCGATCACCCGCGAGGGGCCCGGCTGGCGCGCGGACATCGACCTGCCGTTGGGCGTCACGGTCGCGGACGTGGCCGACCGGCGCGCCCGACTCGCCTCCGGCCTGCGCCGCCCCCTCGGCTGCGTGTGGCCGGACGCCGACCCCAGCGAGCACGAGGGGCGGCTCATCCTCTGGGTAGGGGACCGGGACCTGTCCAAGACCGGCATCGTCAAGTGGCCGCTCGCCACCGCCCGCAAGCACGACATCTTCAAGCGGAACCCGTTCGGTATCGACCCGCGCGGCCGGGCCCAGTCCGTGCCGATGATCCAGCACAACATCCTTATCGGCTCGCTGCCCGGCCAGGGCAAGACCGCCTCGGTGCGTGTGCTGGCCTGCGGCGCCGCCCTGGATCCGTCCGTGGAATTGTGGCTCCACGAGAACAAGGGCACCGGCGACCTGGACTCCCTGGAATGCGTCTCGCACCGGTTCGTCTCCGGCATCGACGACGACTCGATCAAGTACGCGGCCGACTCCCTGAAGCTGCTGCGCGAGGAGGTCATGCGTCGCGCAGCGGCGATCAAGAAGCTGCCGCGGGACCTGTGCCCGGACAAGCGCATCACCCGGCAGATTGCCGACAAGCGCTCGCTCAAGCTGTGGCCGCTGGTGGGTGTGTTCGATGAGTGCCAGAACCTGTTCGGCCACCCCAAGTACGGCAAACAGGCAGGCGAGGACGCCGAGTTCATCATCAAGCTGGGGCGCGCTCTCGGTGTGATCCTAGTCCTGGCCACCCAGCGCCCGGACAAGGACTCGCTGCCCACCGGGATCAGCGGCAACGTGTCCATCCGCTTCGCCCTCAAGGTCGCTGGCCAGGTCGAGAACGACATGATCCTCGGCACGTCCGCGTACAAGAACGGCGTGCGCGCCACCTCGTTCCGCCCGGAGATCGATGCCGGTAACGGCTACCTCGCCGGGGCCACCGCGCTGCCGGTCGTGGTCCGCACCGCCTACCTGGACGACAACGCCACCCACGCCATCGCTCAGCGCGCGCACGCGACGCGCAAGGCAGAGGGCACGCTGTCCGGGCACGCGCTTGGCGAGGAAGCCGAGAGCACGTCGGCCCCGTCCTACGACCTGCTCGCCGACGTCGCCGCCATCGTGCCGCCGACCGAGGAGCGTGTGTGGAACGAGCGGATCGCCGCCAGGCTCGCCGAACTGCGGCCAGAGGTCTATGGCGGCTGGAAGGGCGAGAACGTCACCAGCGCGCTCAAGCCCCACGGCATCAAGACGCGCGACGTGGCCGGGACCACCGACGACGGAACCCGCACCACCCGCCGAGGCATCGCCCGCGCCGACCTCACCAGGTCGATTGCGGAGCGTGATGAAAAGCGGGGCGCCGCCTAG
- a CDS encoding RRQRL motif-containing zinc-binding protein produces MSAYGKCFDPSGARFGIPTYPWRFAPDGYATRRQLRAIGLRPGGQPVAAQVMRSHRGRKAGVQVAHLYRVDRAKPVRPMTSRKWGALALAMLARRTCPQCRITYSYCIPTSLGVCILCAYPEEQRAA; encoded by the coding sequence ATGTCTGCCTACGGCAAGTGCTTCGACCCGTCCGGCGCCCGGTTCGGCATTCCCACGTACCCGTGGCGGTTCGCCCCGGACGGCTACGCCACCCGGCGTCAGTTGCGTGCGATCGGGCTGCGGCCCGGCGGACAGCCTGTCGCCGCGCAGGTGATGCGCAGCCACCGGGGCCGCAAGGCAGGTGTCCAGGTCGCCCACCTCTACCGCGTCGACCGCGCGAAGCCGGTACGGCCGATGACTTCGCGCAAGTGGGGTGCGCTCGCCCTGGCGATGCTCGCCCGTCGCACCTGCCCGCAGTGCCGGATCACCTACAGCTACTGCATCCCGACCTCGCTTGGGGTGTGCATCCTCTGCGCCTACCCCGAGGAACAGCGCGCCGCTTGA
- a CDS encoding GGDEF domain-containing protein: MNTMLTMLAAAAPVASGWTAHTLWLRRRLNVARRDPLTGLRTRDAFTRRAAAVLRDSRAVVVLADVDRFKRINDTFGHTAGDSLLKATADRLAHHVGRSGVAGRLGGDEFAAVLIDDHGTAADMLAVLHGVLARPVDGQDPAVHTTVSLGWVRAADFPGDDLSALLRRADEAMYAAKQSSAGTRRAGLGRLLATVTGRRAGRSGARTDAPVVEVVA, translated from the coding sequence ATGAACACGATGTTGACCATGCTGGCCGCAGCGGCTCCTGTCGCCTCCGGTTGGACGGCACACACGTTGTGGCTGCGACGGCGTCTGAACGTCGCCCGTCGTGACCCGCTGACCGGCCTGCGGACGCGCGACGCGTTCACCCGTCGCGCTGCCGCTGTGCTGCGGGACTCCCGTGCGGTCGTGGTGCTGGCCGACGTCGACCGCTTCAAGCGGATCAATGACACGTTCGGCCACACGGCCGGAGACTCGCTGTTGAAAGCGACCGCGGACCGGCTCGCCCACCACGTTGGACGCTCTGGTGTCGCCGGGCGGCTCGGGGGCGACGAGTTTGCCGCCGTTCTGATCGACGACCACGGCACCGCCGCCGACATGCTCGCCGTCCTGCACGGCGTGCTCGCCCGTCCGGTCGACGGCCAGGACCCGGCCGTACACACCACCGTCTCGCTGGGGTGGGTGCGCGCCGCGGACTTCCCCGGCGACGACCTGTCCGCCCTGCTGAGGAGGGCGGATGAGGCGATGTACGCGGCCAAGCAGTCAAGCGCTGGCACCCGACGGGCGGGGCTGGGGCGGCTGCTCGCCACGGTTACCGGGCGGCGTGCCGGCCGCTCCGGCGCCAGGACCGATGCTCCGGTCGTAGAGGTGGTGGCCTGA
- a CDS encoding DUF2637 domain-containing protein — MTTATETMRPAVPPLTKPEMGLAGLGALTAAGVGALGLIASFDAVSSAAARWGFGEPWMLPVGIDVAIPVFTVANLLLIRMDMALAWVRFVPWALTLVTCGLNVAAGHSLWAKIAHGTMPLLWVVFSEIGAHVYAVRIGAATGRRMEKVRFSRWMLAPVSTFALWRRMTLWEITSYSDALKRERERQLARAALRERHGRRWRSKTPRPERVLLKLGELAPASEDLPPVLPQESAKPKPEAPKAPRKRAASTKGKAKAAKAPRTPAELLAEGREATADWADDAINAEAIRTTLHCSAANSRVLRDLLLNERAEGHRLQSIDGDHEGTEGAAA, encoded by the coding sequence ATGACGACCGCAACCGAGACGATGCGGCCGGCGGTGCCACCGCTGACGAAGCCGGAGATGGGCCTTGCCGGACTGGGCGCGCTGACTGCGGCCGGGGTCGGCGCCCTGGGACTGATCGCCTCGTTCGACGCGGTCTCCTCTGCTGCTGCCCGGTGGGGCTTCGGCGAGCCGTGGATGCTGCCGGTCGGTATCGACGTGGCCATTCCTGTGTTCACCGTGGCCAACCTGCTGTTGATCCGGATGGACATGGCGTTGGCGTGGGTGCGCTTCGTGCCGTGGGCTCTGACGCTGGTCACATGCGGGCTGAACGTCGCGGCCGGGCACTCGCTGTGGGCCAAGATCGCGCACGGCACGATGCCGCTGCTGTGGGTGGTGTTCTCCGAGATCGGCGCCCACGTCTACGCCGTACGGATCGGCGCCGCGACCGGCAGGCGGATGGAGAAGGTGCGGTTCTCCCGCTGGATGCTTGCCCCGGTGTCGACGTTCGCCCTGTGGCGGCGGATGACGCTGTGGGAGATCACCTCCTACTCCGACGCGCTAAAGCGCGAGCGTGAACGGCAACTGGCCCGCGCGGCACTGCGCGAGCGGCACGGCCGGCGGTGGCGGTCGAAGACCCCGCGCCCGGAACGCGTGCTGCTGAAGTTGGGCGAGCTGGCCCCGGCGAGCGAGGACCTCCCGCCCGTGCTTCCCCAGGAATCGGCGAAGCCGAAGCCGGAAGCGCCCAAGGCGCCGCGGAAGCGTGCGGCCAGCACCAAGGGCAAGGCCAAGGCGGCCAAGGCGCCGCGTACTCCTGCGGAGCTACTCGCCGAGGGGCGCGAGGCTACGGCCGACTGGGCCGATGACGCGATCAACGCAGAGGCCATCCGGACCACATTGCACTGTTCGGCTGCCAACTCGCGCGTGTTGCGGGACCTCTTGCTGAACGAGCGAGCGGAGGGGCACCGCCTGCAGTCCATCGACGGTGACCACGAGGGAACCGAGGGGGCGGCGGCATGA
- a CDS encoding helix-turn-helix transcriptional regulator, producing the protein MANERLRSAMLTHGITVDAMAAHIGVDPKTVERWITQGRAPYRRHRLAIAAHLREDETYLWPDGLSSNQRQDAADAEVLKVYPHRSYVPPELWLQLFSRAQGEIGVLVHAGVFLAENPRWPQLLKQKASSGVRARILLGDPNSPEIQRRGEEEEIGEGVAYKVREVMKLYRPLYSVDGIEFRMHRSTLHNSLYRADDEWLVNTQVYGVSAPMAPVLHLRRVAGAELVSTYQQSFEKVWSEAVPIERP; encoded by the coding sequence ATGGCGAACGAGCGCCTACGATCAGCGATGCTGACGCATGGCATCACGGTCGACGCCATGGCAGCCCACATCGGGGTGGACCCCAAGACTGTCGAGCGCTGGATTACGCAAGGGCGCGCGCCCTACCGGCGGCATCGCCTTGCCATCGCCGCACACCTACGGGAAGACGAGACGTACCTTTGGCCGGATGGCCTCTCCAGCAACCAGCGCCAGGACGCAGCCGACGCCGAGGTCCTCAAGGTGTACCCGCACCGTTCCTACGTCCCCCCGGAACTCTGGTTACAGCTCTTCAGCCGGGCACAGGGCGAAATCGGCGTACTCGTCCACGCCGGCGTGTTCCTGGCGGAGAATCCGCGATGGCCCCAGCTGCTCAAGCAGAAGGCATCGTCCGGCGTGCGGGCCCGGATCCTCCTGGGTGACCCCAACAGTCCAGAGATCCAGCGGCGAGGGGAAGAGGAAGAGATCGGCGAGGGCGTCGCGTACAAGGTGCGGGAGGTCATGAAACTCTATCGTCCGCTGTACTCAGTCGACGGCATCGAATTCCGGATGCACAGGTCGACTCTCCACAACTCACTGTACCGCGCCGATGATGAGTGGCTGGTCAATACCCAGGTATACGGGGTGAGCGCCCCCATGGCCCCGGTGCTCCATCTGCGGCGCGTCGCCGGAGCGGAGCTAGTCTCGACATACCAGCAGAGCTTCGAAAAAGTGTGGTCCGAGGCAGTCCCCATCGAAAGGCCCTGA
- a CDS encoding NUDIX domain-containing protein, translating to MSRRTDYFNDPAAPKANSIVPAVTAFVLNDSGEVLLERRSDNGRWGMPGGVQEIGENIASTVVREVMEETGIRVEVVGMVGTFTDPGHVIAFADGEVRQEFSLCFRARPVGGEIKVSSESFAVRWVPRTELDSLDISPTTRQRLEQGFRNSEIPLIN from the coding sequence ATGAGTCGCCGTACCGACTACTTCAATGATCCCGCCGCGCCGAAAGCCAACAGCATCGTGCCCGCGGTAACCGCGTTCGTCCTGAACGACTCGGGCGAGGTACTCCTTGAGCGACGGTCGGACAACGGCCGATGGGGGATGCCGGGAGGTGTCCAAGAGATCGGGGAAAACATCGCCAGCACGGTCGTCCGGGAAGTCATGGAAGAGACCGGCATCCGGGTTGAAGTGGTGGGCATGGTCGGTACGTTCACAGACCCTGGACACGTCATCGCCTTCGCAGACGGAGAGGTGCGTCAGGAGTTCTCGTTGTGTTTCCGTGCTCGCCCGGTCGGCGGTGAGATCAAGGTGAGTTCGGAGTCCTTCGCAGTACGGTGGGTCCCCAGAACGGAGCTGGACTCTCTTGACATCTCGCCGACTACGCGTCAGCGTCTCGAACAGGGATTCCGCAATTCTGAAATTCCCCTGATCAACTGA
- a CDS encoding HD domain-containing protein, whose product MQLARWAHDLAESLLADSLPRRWAHSQRVYSQALTLAPIMGEEEAEVLAAAAIAHDVGYAQVAVDTGQHMIDGARYLRDVVGAAPRLCSIVAFHTSSFWEASELGLGDALDEFGPPEPELVDAITYCDLTSSPVGDLVDPAERLAEVLNRYGPEHVVFRAVSAARPELMERVARVRQRAEAAAAKLS is encoded by the coding sequence ATGCAACTGGCCAGGTGGGCCCATGACCTTGCTGAGTCGCTGTTGGCCGACAGCTTGCCGCGACGGTGGGCTCACTCCCAGCGGGTCTACTCTCAGGCGCTGACTCTGGCGCCAATCATGGGCGAGGAAGAGGCCGAGGTACTGGCGGCCGCGGCCATCGCTCACGACGTCGGCTATGCCCAGGTCGCTGTGGACACGGGACAGCACATGATCGACGGGGCGCGGTACCTGCGCGACGTTGTGGGAGCCGCCCCCCGACTATGCAGCATCGTGGCTTTCCATACGTCGTCGTTTTGGGAGGCATCCGAACTCGGGTTGGGGGATGCACTCGATGAGTTCGGGCCCCCTGAGCCGGAATTGGTCGACGCGATCACCTACTGCGACCTGACCAGTAGCCCGGTCGGGGACCTAGTGGACCCGGCCGAAAGGCTCGCCGAAGTCCTGAACCGGTACGGTCCCGAGCACGTCGTCTTTCGAGCGGTGTCCGCTGCCCGGCCTGAACTCATGGAAAGGGTGGCCCGGGTACGGCAACGGGCCGAGGCGGCGGCGGCAAAGCTCAGTTGA
- a CDS encoding GntR family transcriptional regulator yields the protein MPSPSPRGTYQVISQALRERIAAGAYVDGLPSEAEIGREFGVARTTVRRALHALEESGDIKTVAGVGRSVAGGAGTAPYEQIMTDLLEQIRRGELPPGTRLPSEADLADKYGVARGTVRRAVRELETAGHVEARHGVGRFVSFPS from the coding sequence GTGCCGAGCCCCAGCCCACGCGGGACGTATCAGGTGATCTCTCAGGCGTTGCGCGAGCGGATTGCCGCTGGGGCCTACGTGGACGGCTTGCCGTCAGAGGCCGAGATCGGGCGCGAGTTCGGGGTGGCCCGGACGACAGTTCGGCGTGCTCTGCATGCTCTCGAAGAGTCGGGGGACATCAAGACCGTCGCTGGCGTTGGCCGCAGTGTCGCCGGGGGCGCGGGGACCGCACCGTACGAGCAGATCATGACCGACCTGTTGGAGCAGATCCGGAGGGGCGAACTGCCGCCCGGTACGCGTCTGCCGAGCGAGGCGGACCTTGCCGACAAGTACGGGGTGGCTCGCGGCACGGTTCGCCGCGCCGTACGCGAGCTGGAGACGGCCGGCCACGTCGAGGCGAGGCACGGAGTCGGCCGGTTCGTCAGCTTTCCTTCCTGA
- a CDS encoding DUF3761 domain-containing protein → MSYYQPQPPFQPPPGPPVVRPAPKWARKRFVLPALGLAFLIGIGSAGADGQNTDTTKTVANATARPTVTATVTATATATETAQPKPAPTVTKTVKVRVTVTAHAAATGSGTNGSSTSGGSSSSGGSTSSGGSSSAGGGATALCNDGTYSYAAHHQGACSHHGGVAVFYR, encoded by the coding sequence GTGAGCTACTACCAGCCGCAACCGCCGTTCCAGCCTCCGCCCGGACCGCCGGTCGTGCGTCCCGCACCCAAGTGGGCCCGCAAACGATTCGTACTGCCCGCCCTGGGCCTCGCGTTCCTCATCGGCATAGGCAGCGCCGGCGCCGACGGCCAGAACACGGACACGACGAAGACGGTCGCCAACGCCACGGCGCGACCGACCGTCACGGCCACGGTCACCGCGACCGCCACGGCGACGGAGACAGCACAGCCGAAACCCGCGCCGACAGTGACGAAGACGGTCAAGGTGAGGGTGACGGTCACCGCACACGCCGCTGCCACCGGTTCGGGCACGAACGGCTCTTCGACGTCCGGCGGATCTTCGTCCAGCGGCGGCTCCACCTCCTCCGGCGGCTCCAGCTCCGCGGGCGGCGGCGCGACAGCCCTCTGCAACGACGGCACGTACTCGTACGCCGCCCACCACCAAGGAGCCTGCTCACACCACGGCGGCGTGGCCGTCTTCTACCGCTAG
- a CDS encoding alpha/beta hydrolase: protein MSDHTAVVSHDLSLTLSEAGTGRPVLILHGGGGPATVAGLADHLAATAHTLTPVHPGWNGTHRPDWLTGVDDLALAYLHYLQDRHLTDVLVVGSSLGGWAAAEMAVRDTAGTITGLVLVDAVGIRVEGEPIADVYALDPRGLAERSWHDPDRFYRDPTDLPPDQRATMRDNMATMRVLAGDPYMHDPKLRHRLARVHQPTLLLWGESDRVVTPAYGAAYADAFSDGRLTVIPEAGHLPQLERPKETFALIDDHLARTSRTVTRS, encoded by the coding sequence GTGTCAGACCACACCGCGGTCGTCTCGCACGACCTCTCGCTCACCCTGTCCGAGGCCGGAACCGGCCGACCCGTCCTGATCCTGCACGGCGGAGGCGGCCCCGCGACCGTCGCCGGACTCGCCGATCACCTGGCCGCCACCGCCCACACCCTCACCCCCGTCCACCCCGGCTGGAACGGCACGCACCGCCCCGACTGGCTCACCGGCGTCGACGACCTGGCCCTCGCCTACCTGCACTACCTGCAGGACCGGCACTTGACGGACGTACTGGTCGTAGGCTCCTCCCTCGGCGGCTGGGCGGCCGCCGAAATGGCCGTACGCGACACCGCGGGCACCATCACCGGCCTCGTCCTGGTCGACGCGGTGGGCATACGGGTCGAGGGCGAACCCATCGCCGACGTCTACGCCCTCGACCCCCGAGGCCTCGCCGAGCGCAGCTGGCACGACCCCGACCGCTTCTACCGCGACCCCACCGACCTGCCACCGGACCAGCGCGCCACCATGCGGGACAACATGGCGACCATGCGGGTGCTCGCCGGCGACCCCTACATGCACGACCCGAAGCTGCGCCACCGCCTCGCCCGCGTCCACCAGCCCACCCTGCTCCTCTGGGGCGAAAGCGACCGCGTAGTCACCCCTGCCTACGGCGCGGCATACGCAGACGCCTTCTCCGACGGCCGACTCACCGTCATCCCCGAAGCGGGCCATCTTCCCCAACTGGAGCGCCCCAAGGAGACCTTCGCTCTGATCGACGACCACCTCGCCCGGACGAGCCGTACGGTTACGCGCTCTTGA
- a CDS encoding MarR family winged helix-turn-helix transcriptional regulator gives MNAELQALGRAIKQAQYRQHRSLDTALAAAGTTLAQWDALRAIDRSPGASARALAAATFQSEQAFGTLAGRLLAQGLVERRAAHGRRNAHHLTPAGERVLEAGHKIADEVLADRFAPLPDEDRTTLLELLRRLAET, from the coding sequence GTGAACGCTGAGCTGCAGGCCCTCGGCAGGGCGATCAAACAGGCGCAGTACCGTCAGCACCGTTCCCTCGACACGGCGTTGGCGGCGGCCGGGACGACCCTGGCCCAGTGGGATGCCCTGCGCGCGATCGACCGCTCCCCCGGCGCCTCGGCCCGCGCCCTGGCGGCGGCCACCTTCCAGAGCGAGCAGGCGTTCGGCACACTCGCCGGCCGCCTGCTGGCCCAGGGCCTGGTCGAGCGCCGGGCGGCGCACGGCCGGCGCAACGCGCACCACCTCACACCGGCGGGCGAGCGGGTCCTGGAGGCCGGCCACAAGATCGCCGACGAGGTGCTCGCCGACCGCTTCGCCCCCCTGCCGGACGAGGATCGGACGACCCTGCTGGAGCTGCTCCGGCGGCTTGCCGAAACGTGA